The genome window GCCAGCCGCCAAGTGCGCGTCCGGGCTGGCTGCTTCGGCGAGCAGGAGGGAGCCGCACCGCCGGGCTCCCGCAATGTCGCCTCCTCCGCCCCCGCCGCTGCTGCGCAACGAGCTGTCGCGCAGGACGGCGGTGCTGGGCCTGCGCCTGTGGGTGCTGGTGGGCATCGCCGTCGGGGCCGCCTTCGTGCTGCTCCTCGTGCTCATCTCCCTCCACCTCGCCGCGGCGCGGCGGAGGCGGCCCAGGAAGGGCGTCGCGCACGCGCCCGCGCACGCGCCGGCGGGGGCGCCGCCGCTGTCCCCGTCCACCATCCCGCCCGTGTCCAAGGAGATCCAGGAGGTGGCCGTCCACGTCGGCTCGCTCCGCCACTACCTCGAGACGGGGCACGCGTTCCTcaaggacggcggcggcggcgacggtgagTCCGTGGCGTACGGGTCGCAGCGCGTCCACATCGAGGCCGGCAAGGGCCAGCGCATGGTCGCGGCGGCGTCCGACGCGCTGTCGGCGGCCGTGGGCCCCGAGGTGTCGCACCTCGGCTGGGGCCACTGGTACACGCTGCGGGAGCTGGAGGAGGCCACCGCCGCGTTCGCCCCCGAGCACGTCGTCGGCGAGGGCGGGTACGGCATCGTCTACCGCGGCGTCCTCGCCGACGGCTACCAGGTCGCCGTCAAGAACCTCCTCAACAACAGGGGACAAGCCGAGCGGGAGTTCAGGGTGGAGGTGGAGGCCATCGGCCGCGTCCGGCACAAGAATCTGGTCCGGCTACTGGGCTACTGCGCCGAGGGCGCCCAACGGTACAGAAGTGCATTATTATTGCTTCTTGCTTTGTGGTAAATTTTTGTTCGTGCGCTGCGCATCGTACCTCTACGGCTCTACCTAACCTAAATGCGGTTGCTTGTGATCCCAGGATACTTGTGTACGAGTACGTGGACAACGGCAACCTCGAGCAGTGGCTGCACGGCGACGTCGGGGCAGTGAGCCCGCTCACCTGGGACGTCCGGATGAACATCGTGCTCGGCATGGCCAAAGGGTGCCTCCTCCCACACTGCTTTTCGTTCTGCTCATGTACTCTGCCTCTGAACGGCCGGCATggccagagagagagagagattgatCTGTGGGATGGTTCAGGATCACGTACCTGCACGAGGGGCTGGAACCCAAGGTGGTGCACAGGGACATCAAGTCGAGCAACATCCTGCTGGACAGGAGGTGGAACCCGAAGGTCTCGGACTTCGGCCTCGCCAAGCTCCTGGGGGCGGACAGCAACTACGTCACCACCAGAGTGATGGGAACGTTTGGGTGGGTGTGAGCCGCCGCCGTGCTTAAAATTTTGAGCTTCTTCCCTTCCGGGGTGAAATGAAATGTCCGATCGATGTGAGAGTTCCTTTCTTTTTTGTTGGAAGCTACGTGGCGCCAGAGTACGCTAGCACCGGCATGCTGAACGAGAGGAGCGACGTGTACAGCTTCGGGATCCTGATCATGGAGATCATCTCCGGCCGAAGCCCCGTCGACTACGCCAGGCCTgccggagaggtcagtgcggcgtTTGTGGTTGATCAATTCAACGAACGAAGCAACGGGATCCTGATCCTGCTGTGCTGCTGCTACAGGTAAACCTTGTAGAGTGGCTCAAGAACAAGGTGACCAACAGGGACTACGAGGCCATCGTGGACCcgaagctgccggagaagccgtcCTCCAAGGCTCTCAAGAAGGCGCTCCTGGTCGCGCTGAGGTGCGTGGATCCCGACTCGCAGAAACGGCCCAAGATGGGGCACGTAATCCACATGCTCGAAGTCGACGACTTCCCGTATCGAGAGGTGAGCCCTGTCGCTAGTAGTGGCTTTTTTACCTGTCTAGTGTCTACTCTACTATGCCCAAGTCAATCGTGCTGCTCATTCGCTCGCAATGGACGCTGCAAGTCGATCGATCCCAAGCTACGTTACATCTGGTGATCACCTGTCTGTCAATATTAGTAGAACGGTGGTGCCTTCTGCATCCGCGTCAGGGTTCAAAAAATAGCACAACGACGTTG of Zea mays cultivar B73 chromosome 8, Zm-B73-REFERENCE-NAM-5.0, whole genome shotgun sequence contains these proteins:
- the LOC100280167 gene encoding Probable serine/threonine-protein kinase At1g01540: MSPPPPPPLLRNELSRRTAVLGLRLWVLVGIAVGAAFVLLLVLISLHLAAARRRRPRKGVAHAPAHAPAGAPPLSPSTIPPVSKEIQEVAVHVGSLRHYLETGHAFLKDGGGGDGESVAYGSQRVHIEAGKGQRMVAAASDALSAAVGPEVSHLGWGHWYTLRELEEATAAFAPEHVVGEGGYGIVYRGVLADGYQVAVKNLLNNRGQAEREFRVEVEAIGRVRHKNLVRLLGYCAEGAQRILVYEYVDNGNLEQWLHGDVGAVSPLTWDVRMNIVLGMAKGITYLHEGLEPKVVHRDIKSSNILLDRRWNPKVSDFGLAKLLGADSNYVTTRVMGTFGYVAPEYASTGMLNERSDVYSFGILIMEIISGRSPVDYARPAGEVNLVEWLKNKVTNRDYEAIVDPKLPEKPSSKALKKALLVALRCVDPDSQKRPKMGHVIHMLEVDDFPYREDRRTLRPGNGSPLEKARNPAAGSCDGSSCYGGDTTTASTPSRLVQDM